The Drosophila biarmipes strain raj3 chromosome X, RU_DBia_V1.1, whole genome shotgun sequence genome includes the window CAGGTGGAGCAGAGGGCCCCGATCAGCGAGATGAACAGATTTAGCTTGGGAACGACCAGCGCAACCCCAACTGAAACGGGGaatattaaatacattaaaatgaGTTGGTTTTTTTATACTGTAGCAGATACCCGCTACCCAGCTCAAGGgagtgcgagggagatgggGATATGCATGCAGCAAATCGACTGTTTCCGACTTTATTggcttataactttttaatgaatgatCCGATTTGAATCATTTTTGAGATGTGGGTGGATAATGACTATAAGAACAAAATCCCTTCTACAAAATCCATATCTTCTATGAtgatgttaaataaaaaagaactcAATTTGTGACCCTTTAAATCGACTTACATGTCATCATCACCATCACGAAACGCAGGCACACCTGCATGGTAATGGGATACTTCTGGGCGCAGTTGTTGGAGCGCTTGAGTGGCGGCCAGAGGATCTTGATCATCACAAAGAACTGGATGGGGTAGCCAAGGAACACGCCCAAGGCGGCGACTACCTTCACCACCTGCGAAAATCtgcaataaattataaaattaacaGATTTCATCCAGTGAGGAAGGTCCAAAATTCAGCTCTACTTACACTTCCTCCACCACGAGATTTAGCGTTATGCTGCCAGCGACATCCTCGCCCCATCGCACATAGCTGACGAATCCGGTGAAAATGAATAGGGCCGTGGTGAAGAACATGGTTGTGTTGAGGACTCCGAACCGGGTGCTGAAGTTCTCCGGCCGGCGCATGGAGTTCCGGAGCGGCAGGATGAGGGCGATGCCCTCGTAGGAGAACAGGGCGGTGCCGAAGAAGAGGGCAAGCTGAGCTCCTCCCGTGAAGAGGTTCCGGTCCCCGACCGACGGCATCGGTCCATCCGAAAAGGCGATGGTCAGGGTGGCGATCAGGCCGAAAAGTAGGGCCACGTTGGCGAACATCGATACGGGCGAGATGTACTTGAGGTTGGTCATCAGCGAGGGAATCATCGCCGGCAGTAGGGTGATCAGCATCACCATGCTCATGCTGATCTCGATGCCGTTCTGCTGGAGGACCTGCAAAtacatttgtatttaaaaattgtaaaacgtacaataaaatgcgtaaaaatatttaatgtgtAAATAGTAGTTATTTCGCtgggtaaaaatatttttaaatttttaacctTTATAGTTagaatataagaaaataatgGTACACCCTTTTTTTTAGGTAATTGAaatgattatatttttttattcaaccGCATCATAAAACTAGGGCAATTCTTGCTGTATAGACATAAAAGTGGCTCCACCCTTCTTGctagcaatttaaaaaatatttttgtaatttcaaGCTACTGGTAAGTTTATTTAATGgtactttataaaatattgaaatagtTTGTGATCGAAAGGGAACCTCATAATAAAGAAAGCCTTACCTGGTGAAGGTTCTCGGTGATGAAGACAAAGTAGATGGCGCAGAACCCGAACTGCGTGACGCAGAGGAACATCTCGACGATGAGCTTCATGACTCGCGACATTTTCCGCAGAGGGCGTGGCCCGTGCTCGAAGCACTTCTCCACCGTTTCCGGGTAGTCGAGGAAGTCGACGCCCGGCGTCCGTTCCACGGCCAAAATGGAGCCGCGGATCAGCATGCGCTCGCAGTGGACGCACATCACCGCGATGATGGGCAGCAGGATGGTGGCTCCAGCCAGTCCGCCGTTTTTGAAGCAGTCGCCCATGGCGAAGAGTCCTGCGCCCACGCTCCCCTTGAAGAGATGGGTGGCCGCCTCCAGCTCGCTGGTCTCGTGGCCGCGCCTGCGCACCGGGTCCCCGTTCTCCGGATCGGCGCCCTTCTCCTGGCCCTTCTCCGGACTCTTCTCCGGGCTCTTCTCCTGCTGCCTTCCGGTTATTTCCAGTGTTCTGCCCATCTCGCCGGCTGCTTCGATCGCCTTTTGGTCGCtgcgctgctgttgctgcgggttaaatggaaaattttgGAGTTACTTTGGGTTTCTCGGTTCCTCGTCCCTGAGAAAGCTTTAACGGTGATCGAGTGAGAGAAAGAGGGATGAAACACAGTTAGCATTATCTTTCTCCCCACCATCCCGATGCTTTAACCCCAGAAGGTGCAATGGGGTGAAACATTGATTATGTTAAACACCTTAAATGAAAAAACAGACCTAGGAAATAGAATTTCGTATTAAGTTAGTTCAAAGCTCTCTTCATAGCCCGAACACATTTATAAGTCGTAAGGGAAATATTTTACAAGTACTTTCGAAAAGCGAATATACTATCAACATGGGAGACCTCAAAGCTTACTTTTTTAAACCGAGTAATTTATTCATGTGTTTACCTTTTCAAGGATTTTCTACAAAAATCAGTCAATAAAATAGTAACGGAAATTCAAAGCAATAAAAACGCCGGCGCGTGATAATGGATTGACCAACATGTTAATTAAGTCAAATAAAGCACTGAATGTCAATTAAGTACGTTTAATTCATTATAATTCAAATCGCTTTTAGACCCATATCAATGTCACAGCTAATCAAAAATAAGATGAAAACAGTTTTGTTCATTCAGAGGTTTTTCTttgcaaatttaaaatatatatgcaaGAGCAGCACAACTTTGGCAATGAGTTAAATacacatatattcttgatcagcccAGTCTGTCTGTTTCATTATAGTTAcaaatttatagattttagCCTATAGATCctataaaaaaaggaaaaaaatgaaatcaattttttttatattattttaacgtATTTTgctgtttaatattttaaaattagaatgTATAGCCGCACGTAAAGTCgcattttagttttaaaaaaattcaaaagagTAGTAAATCTTCGGTGTGCTGGAGCTAGCTTTGCCACCATTATCATTTTGATTTTACAATGTTGCTCTTTGTAATATATCTCATGAATAAGGAAATGTTACAGATGGTCCGCCAATACTTTTTCATATTCGGCCCTGTTGATATCAAACACACAATGTATCGCACAATATTGTAAATTAAGATCCCCTGATCACTGCTTTGCGAGCTTCGAGTCTAATTTGAATATTCACTCTTTGTTGTTGCACACACTCGAAACAAAACCTAATTATTGGCGCATTCTCGCGGGCACTTGGGTTAAGAAAACATGTTAACAACCGGGAAGTTGGAAATGAACCCGTCAAGGCCACAGCACTTAATTATTCGCATTAGTGGAGTGCGGGAGTGGTGCATTTCTCGCTTTCATTGCCATTCAGACGCATTTCGTTGGAGCACAGATGCCGCAGCATTAATTAATCCAAACACCGATAGGCGATTCGTATCAAATATCTATTTGTTCAGTCCGCCAGCGGGGTTCACCTGTTGATGGCTGCGAATGGGTATCGCCGAGGTATCGCCGGGTATCGCCGAGGTATCGCAAGGTGGCAAATAGCAAAGTAGGACCGCTCGCGGCAAGAACTCAAGCCAGACTCAATGCTCGAGTTGGCCAACAGAAGCGAACAGCAAAATTGCAAAAGGCAAAAGTCGGAAAgcgaaaatcgaaaaatagaaaaataaagagcGGGCGTCTGTCTGTGTGAGCACTGCAAAAATGCGCATAGCGTTAACCCCCGGCACTCGTTCCAAAAGTGTGCCCCGCACTCGACTGCATTTCCAATAAAATGCACTTTTTATTGCTTTACAAGAAGCTCGTGGCTTGAAAGCGCGGTTTTACCTTGGCAAaaggttaaaaaatattgaatattgcAATCTAAATTAAACAGTACATCTCTAAATTCtcactaatttaaaaaaattcttataACTTTATTTAAGCATACTAGTTTTTAACAAATTGTTCACAAAAATTGATATTAGAAAAAAGTAAACCCTTATTttcgatataatttttaacattaCAGGATGGTACATGGTAAAATGGCAAGGGGTTAAATtctaaaatactaaaaatttaatttgaaatttaatttaaatttacaaaaatataattgatagAAAATCCCTAACTCTACTAactagaaaaaattatttatttgaaagcaTCATGGCCAAATCAAATACTTCACAGCACATAAGGGGTTAAGCTGCGTGGGAGACTGCGGGAGTGTGAGATCTATTCCGATCCTATTATTGATAATTGTTTCGAAAGCCTTATTTGCAACTGGTCTGGTGACTCAGCGTGATTTCGAACTCACTTTCCCTCGAGGACCTGTCACTGGTGAGTGGAAAATTACAGTGGAAATGCATTGAGCCGAAGGGAGGTGGAAAATAGCAGGCAGCCACTCATCGATAAACGATAAGATGAGCCCGGCTTCGTCATGGATCACCGAACCATTCTAGTTCCTAGACTAAAGCACTTTATCTAACAGCTCAGACTATTAACGAGCTGAGCAAAATAAAGCACCGAAAACAATCGAAAGTCTAATGAACAATTAGTATTCCCAGCTCAACAAAGGGAATGTAGTGAAAAACCCCCTAAAAAcccattttattttagagCCAACATTTCGGAAAGATACAGATTGAACCAGCAAAGTAAATCTATTTAATGCAAACTAATTaaattgctttgtttttaataaatgcaaattaatttgcctaaaaataataaatttcctTACGCCTGTTAAAAGTTGCTAATTTCTTTTGtcaaatcaattattttttaatttccctcCCTGTTCGAGTCGCTTATATAAGTATGCTAATTGTCAAAGCAATTAATGCTGCATGTTACACAGAGATTACCGGAAAAATCTGCATTCAACTTACCCTTCTGTTTTTATAGAGCTAGTACCTGGCTAGGCAGAACTGTAGTCACTCAGTTTATAATGTGCAACTAAAGTTCAAGTGATTTTGTGCATTAACTGATGTAGCTGAAAACGCCTAACtaatctataaaaaatactttgtgTCATATTATCATTTCTAAAACATCTTAATAGAGgtcattaatttaattattattgtattcattaacaaaaaccacaaaacTTACTGCTCTACTTTCAATATGTATATGGTCGTCATGCAATGTTAGTTTATTTACTATTTACGTTCGGAAATTACATAAAACCTAATGGGAATTTGTACAGAAATTAATGGTATATTGTTTTGTGGCACGTGATTTACCAGAAGTAATTAGTTATGATtaagtatatttataaataaagtaaCACAAACTAACTTCGTTACTTAAGAAAAATGTTGATCAGTAGCCGAGTTTACTGCCCTCTtcatattttgataaattcgtAAAAACGAAACCGTTTTCCATTTGCTTATAGGTACGCCTTCGACGTACGTTTATGGGCTGTAAAACGTTGTCATTCATCATTCAAAGatagttaatttatttatttttcccctgTCGGCTATTCAAGTGTATTTTAAGAGTACAATGCCGGATTCGTAACGCCGATTGCGTCATGACATGGGTACTGAGATGCATGTATAGTATAAAAAAGGGCTGTGCCCGGGGGTTTCCACCGGCAGGAAGTGGTTCGATCAGGTTCAAGGATCCGGCCGCGTCCCGGAATTCGGGTTTCGACTTGATTTGAAGCCCGCACGTGCCCATCGCATCGAATTCTTGAGCGTAGCATGAGTACTCCGAGCACCATATATCGTAAAGCGCACCGCATTCGTGATCGTTACACCTTTGCCTTAACCCCCTGCAGCCCCTGGGCCAGCCAATCGAAGACGCACGGAAATTTACCGCCTTGATTGAAGAAGCGCCAGTAAAATGAATTGCACGGAATCAAAGTTCTCCGGTCGGCTGCTGCATCTCACTTCTTCCAATCAACCGgtcgatcgatcgatcgatgTTTACGGAATTCAGCAATTGGATTATATAAGGCGTACTAAAAACAAATGCATAACAAACGGCAGGGACGCCGCCAAGGGTTAACACATCTTTTAGATCGCGCGAGATAGTCACCATATAAAACATATGAAAATAATagttaaaaacatatttatgttTACATGATCTATCATCTTTACGTTCTATTGGAACCCTTCTCGGACGCCCCTCACCTCCGCTATGCATATCCAACGACATTGCCCGCAGTTCCATTCATCGTTCGGGTTGAAGGCCGTTGGCAAAACGGTTTCGATTAGATTGATTTGGTTCGGATCGGATTAGATTAGTGTACTTCCCATAGAGGGAGATAGAACACGAGATACGATTCCCGGTATGGCGCTCAACCAGATTCCTCCAGATGAAAGCGAAAGTAAAAATGCGATGTCAATCGGGGTACAATATATGGATTCTTTCGAAACGAGGTCAATGTCAAAACTTATTGGAAGCACTAAAGCGAAATTATAATCGCCGCCAGCTTAATAGAATTCGAAGAACCCGTTTCGCAGCTTTATTTGTATTCGTCTCATTTGTTTTATAACTATATTCGCACGTTTTTTGCCGCAAAAACATGCATATTATTTGTGATTCAGATTGTAACGTGATGAAGCATGATTTGGCTGATTTGGATCAATTGACTTATGTGGGTTCCTTGAGAAGCGCAGAGAAGGGCGCCTTATCAATATTTCatggtttttaatattttcgtaTATCTAAAATGTTGATATTTTTTCTCCCCAAATATTCTAGTATAATCCAGAGCATTGTTATATTAAGTACTTGAAACCCCAAAAATCACATCTGTCAAGTTCATGTCATTTTGCGATGACGTCAAAACGAACGTCGCATCGTTTATTCTCACTtaatatctataaaaaaaatcaattataataagtaaaatgcGCTGCACGCTTACTAAGACACAAAAAAAGGCACTTAGatctatatatttatgtatatggctattttttgataataaattcGCAAACATGTTATGTTTTGATGTATGGATTAAGGATTTAAAGTAGTTACATATTACATTTATccataatgttttttaattgtgaTATGTTGAAAATACTTCTAAGAAAGTGAAGTAATCTCTCAATGTTGCATTGTTTTTTGGTGATTCTGCTTACATTATTTGTTATGGCTTGcggttaaattttttattatcgtTAACTAAAGCTTTGATATTGAGGTTTGATCGCCTATCGATTTTTGATACTGCTGATCTTCAGCTTCTTATTCCTGTATTGTTCGATTTAGGCACTTAACTGTCTCCTCATCTTTTCcaattaacattttgataTCTGGCGTTCATAAATAATAGTTGCCAAATTTGGGATGgtcatattaaatatattctgTTGATTTCTTGTCAGGACGGGCGAATTATCTTTGATGATCCCTTTGTCCCTTTATTTGTTGTGAAGCCTTCTGGGTAGTTCGAAACTTATTTTGAAAGGTCCTCTGATATTTGACATTACAATAGTTTTCTTCAGCGAGGTTAAGCTCTACTCCTCTCACGGgtacttattattattatattagaGAATATCTCCTGAAGGAAAGTTACTCCTCAGTGCACTTCCTCCTCCCCGAAGTGCTTAACAATTTGCTTGAGACTCTCGTAGGAACCGGTGAAGAAGCCCAGCAACGCCATCACCAGGATGACGAGGTTCTTCACGCAAATCCAGAGGCCCGGTCCTTTGTTGAGCTCACTCCTGGCGATCAGCTCGATGACGGGTGGAAAGACCAAGGCCAAGGCCGTGGAGCATAGTGCTCCAATGAGCGAGATAAAAAGTCCCAGGGCCGGAACCATTTCCGCGATGGCAACTGCAGGAGAGCCTTGTGAGTTTCCCCGTCTCAAAATGGTCCTTCATGGCGGATACTTACGAGTCACCAGGACCATAAAGGTGCGGAAGCCCAGCTCGCCGATCAGCGATCGTCCTTCAATGCCGCACATTTGCTTGGCACTGGGCCACATGATCTGGATGGCCACGAAGAACTGCAGCGGATAGCCGAGAAGAACTCCAGCGGAGACCATCAGCTTGACGCACTGGGCCAGGCTGTGGATGATGGAGAGCTCCATAGAATCGAATGATCTAAGTACCAAGCCCTAGGCACCCTCACTCACATGGTATCACCCAGATTGAGCGTCAAACTGCCTCCGACCTGCTCACCCCACTTCATATAGCCCACGGAGCCGGCGAACATGAACATGACGGAGACGAGGAACATGCCCACATTGAGCACTCCCAGGGGTCGCTCGAACTGGTGTGGCTTTCGCATGGCGTTCTTCAGCGGCATCACCAGGGCAATGCCCTCGAAGGCAAAGATGGCGGTGCCGAAGAAGAGGGCCAGCTGGGAGCCGTTCGTCCAGAGGGCGCGTTCCTCCACCTCCGGCAGTCCGTCCTTGAGGGCATAGTACAGGGTGATGGCCAGTCCCAGGATCATGCAGATGTTGGCGAACATCGAGACGGGGGTGAGCCACTTCAGGTTCGTGATCAGGGAACTCAGGAGCACGGGCACAAAGGCCAGCAGCATCACCAGGTGGACGTTCATGTCAATGTCGTAGGCTTGCAGGATCTTCGGAAATGTAACCCATCTTCAGTTTCCGCCTATCCCCTCCGCAGTCTCCCTAAACTCACCTGCTTCAGGTTCGTGCTGATGAACACAAAGTAGATGCAACAGAAGCCCAGCTGGGTCACACAGATGAATATGTCCACCAGACGACCCATCGTTCGGGACCAGCCCCTCAACTTTGGTGGACCATTCTCGAAGCACTGCTCCACCGTCTGCGCGTAGTCCGCACACACAGACTCTCCCTTGAGGTCCCGCATCTTCTTGGAGCAGGTCACCAGGACATGTTGGCAGTGGATGGACACCACCGCTATCACTATGGTCAGGAGTGGGGCCACCAGTAGACCTCCGTTCTTGAAGGCGTCCCCCATGGCGAACAGACCGGGTCCAATGTTGCCCTTGAACAGGTGCACGATCGTCTCGAGGTAGCTTGAATTACAGGAGCACAGATCATCGTTGGACTCGGGGTTTTTGATGGGGGAACTGGGTTAGGCATTGTCCACTGATGGGTTGATATCGTTGGTTTCGCAGGATCTTTGGGATCACTGTTAGTGGGTTACAACTTCGCTTGGGATTCAGGATCTTTTCAAGGGTTGCATCAGATGGGTTATAGGACGACTTTTATTGATCGTCTGGGGTGAGGTGTAGGCATTGGATTGCGGGACTCCCAATATTGGTTTGGTTTTCATAGGTTTTCCATGGGATAGGTACCACTGGGATAAATGTTAGTAGGGAGCTGTCGGTTATAGTTGCGTTACATATTGATGGATAGTTCGAAGCTGGGATTTTGCAGGGTAGTTTTTAGGTTAAGGGTTGCACGATGTTGGTTTTCTTTGCAGGAACGTGgttaatttctgtttttttttttgttgtggttGTCAGTAGTGGAGTTAGTTGGTTTAAAGCTGGGAGTCGGGATCGGTTTAAGCAGGTTTGTTTTCGAAAGCTGGGTTAGTTAGTTTAAGCAGGAATTCTGGACATGCGTAGGATTTGGGTAATTAATTGAGGGGTCAGCTTAAGTTTAAACTAGTAAATAAACGTTAGAGTTTGTTATTTTATCTTAGGGCTAAAGCATGTGGTTAGACTTAGGGCGAAGGTTAGTAGAGCGGAGGCTTCAGTTAGTTGTGATGTATTTTGCAGGTTTGGTTTGGGGTAGGTTTATTAGGTTGGTTACGAGGAGCAAGCAGTTGAGGGTGGCACAGTAAAATCGAGGGTTTTCCACAAGCAGCCGTACCTTGTAGGAGGATGGTAGTCCGCATCGTGAGCCACTTTCCCGGCCACCTTGGCTGCTCCACCTGCTGTGTCGCCTGCCGCTCCTTCCTGCACAGATTCCTGTTTTGGAACTGCTACAGTCTGATTTTTTGGCGCCTTTAGGGTGATTGTTTTCAGTGTTGCAAGGGgacgaaaataataaaaaacaatagcTTATAAATGAAGTAGGAATATATAGAGAGGCAAACGCCATTTGTGGTTAGTTTTCCTCGATTGTTGATGGCTTTCAATTGGCCGATAAAAACGCAAGCCTCTCGAGTGTTTCCGCCTGTCAGTCTCCATGATCAAGTTCACAGACGGAGATCTTATCCGGGGAATCACAGATCAACTCGTGCACATTTAATTCCACATGACTGGACAATTAAGTATACTGCAATAAATTTAATCGGGGGTTTCCAGCGCTGGCCGACAGATGGAAAAG containing:
- the LOC108033188 gene encoding proton-coupled amino acid transporter-like protein CG1139, which codes for MGRTLEITGRQQEKSPEKSPEKGQEKGADPENGDPVRRRGHETSELEAATHLFKGSVGAGLFAMGDCFKNGGLAGATILLPIIAVMCVHCERMLIRGSILAVERTPGVDFLDYPETVEKCFEHGPRPLRKMSRVMKLIVEMFLCVTQFGFCAIYFVFITENLHQVLQQNGIEISMSMVMLITLLPAMIPSLMTNLKYISPVSMFANVALLFGLIATLTIAFSDGPMPSVGDRNLFTGGAQLALFFGTALFSYEGIALILPLRNSMRRPENFSTRFGVLNTTMFFTTALFIFTGFVSYVRWGEDVAGSITLNLVVEEVFSQVVKVVAALGVFLGYPIQFFVMIKILWPPLKRSNNCAQKYPITMQVCLRFVMVMMTFGVALVVPKLNLFISLIGALCSTCLAFVIPVLIDFVTRAPVPKGLGAWSYIKNILILTVAVLGIVTGTYQSIVEIVKEFK
- the LOC108033169 gene encoding proton-coupled amino acid transporter 1 encodes the protein MDAEAPKNQTVAVPKQESVQEGAAGDTAGGAAKVAGKVAHDADYHPPTSYLETIVHLFKGNIGPGLFAMGDAFKNGGLLVAPLLTIVIAVVSIHCQHVLVTCSKKMRDLKGESVCADYAQTVEQCFENGPPKLRGWSRTMGRLVDIFICVTQLGFCCIYFVFISTNLKQILQAYDIDMNVHLVMLLAFVPVLLSSLITNLKWLTPVSMFANICMILGLAITLYYALKDGLPEVEERALWTNGSQLALFFGTAIFAFEGIALVMPLKNAMRKPHQFERPLGVLNVGMFLVSVMFMFAGSVGYMKWGEQVGGSLTLNLGDTILAQCVKLMVSAGVLLGYPLQFFVAIQIMWPSAKQMCGIEGRSLIGELGFRTFMVLVTLAIAEMVPALGLFISLIGALCSTALALVFPPVIELIARSELNKGPGLWICVKNLVILVMALLGFFTGSYESLKQIVKHFGEEEVH